DNA sequence from the Gammaproteobacteria bacterium genome:
TACGCAATGCCGGTGCATTCTTCATGCGCCGCACGTTTGCCGGCAACCAGTTGTACTCCACGGTTTTTCGCGAGTACATGAAAAACATCCAGCAAGACGACACTCCCACTGAATACTTTATTGAAGGAGGTCGCAGTCGTACCGGACGCATGTTACCGGCCAAGGCGGGTCTGTTATCCATGTCGACCCGGGCATTTTTGCAAGACCCTGAAAAACCCCTGGTGTTTGTGCCGGTTTTTGTCGGTTACGAAAAACTTTGGGAGGGCAAGTCCTATCTGAAAGAGCTGGGCGGCAAGGCCAAGAAAAAAGAATCGGTTGGTGGTTTGTTACGTGCCCTCAAAAGCCTGCGCGGTGGCAAAATGGGACACGTACACGCCAGTTTCGGCACTCCGATCGATCTGCGCGATCACATTCAGGCGCATGCTCCAAAGTGGGATGGTCAGAGTCTGGCATCGGAAGCCAAACCGGACTGGCTGGTGCCGACCGTGAACGCATTGGGTAATCGAATTTTGACCAGCATCAACTCCGCCGCGGTCTTGGACCCAATGAATTTATTGTCTTACGTTTTATTATCCACCCCGCGTTTGAATATGGGTGAAACTGAACTGGCTCGCCAGATCGACAAACTGATTCGTTTACAAAAACTGGCACCGTATTCTCCGGAGTTGAGTGTTCCCGACATGTATGGCAAGGAAATTGTCGAATACGTTAAAGAATTCGATTTTCTTGAACAACAGGAACATGCACTGGGCAACACCCTGACCCCGCTTGGGCGACATTCGGTGCTCATGAGTTACTACCGCAACAACATTCAACACGTTTTTGCCATCCCGTCCTTGCTCGCGAGTATTTTTCTGGACAACAAACCCTTGTCACAGGAGCGCGTGGTCGTACTGGTTGAAATGGTTTATCCCTACATCAAACAGGAATTATTCCTGCGCTATCAGGCCGATGAACTACCGGGTGTGGTGGATGCACAATTAAAAGCATTGCACGAGATCGGGTATCTGGATTTTGACCCTGAAACCCGGCTATGGTCACGTTGTTCGGCGGAATCGGCGGAAGCCGCCGAGCTGGAGAATCTGGCTCAGGGCATGCTGCAAACCCTGGGGCGCTTTTATTTGTTACTGGTTCTGATGGTGCGTCATGGCAAGCATGGCATCAAGCAAGGTGACCTGGAAAATCTGGTGCATCTCTCGGCCCAGCGTATGTCGCGTTTGCAAGACATCAGTTCGCCGGAGTTTTTTGATAAACGCCTGTTCCAGGGGTTTATTCGATTACTCAAAGAAAATGAACTGATCACGCTAGATGAGAAGAACATGTTGCGCTATGGGCGAAGCCTGATTGCACAACGAAAGAACGCCGAAGCGGTTCTCAGTGAGCGCTTCCGTCAAGTTATTTTCAGGGTTATCAACGCCTGATTTTTACCCCTGATTTTTACGCCTAATTGAATTTTAATTAATGAGTTGAGCTAATTTTTTATTTGTCATGTTTGTAGTTGCCGCTTTATATAAATTTGTATCCTTGCCCGATTACTGCGAGTTACAGCCGCGTTTGTTACAACGCTGTCTGGATCTGGATATTAAAGGCACCTTGTTACTGGCAAACGAAGGCATTAACGGCACCATCGCCGGTACCCGTGCAGCCATTGATGCCTTGCTCACACAACTGCGTGAAGACCCGCGCTTTGCCGATGTGGATGTCAAAGAATCGCTCACGGACACAATGCCGTTCTATCGCACCAAAGTTCGACTCAAAAAAGAGATCGTGACTTTGGGGCAGGCAGGCATCGACCCCAATAAATTAGTCGGCACATACGTCAACCCGCAAGACTGGAATGCACTGATCGCGCAAGAGGATGTGACCCTGATCGATGTTCGCAATGATTACGAAGTTGAGATCGGCAGTTTCAAAGGCGCGCTGGATCCCGACACCAAAACTTTTCGCGATTACCCCGAATACGTAAAAAACAATCTGGACCCGGATAAACAAAAAAAAGTGGCCATGTTCTGTACCGGGGGTATTCGTTGTGAAAAAGCCTCGGCCTATATGTTGCAACAGGGCTTTGAAGAGGTCTATCACCTCAAAGGCGGTATTCTCAAGTATCTGGAAGAAGTGCAGGAAGCCGAGAGCTTTTGGCAGGGTGACTGTTTTGTGTTTGATAATCGCGTGGCCGTGGATCACCAGCTCGGGGTCGCCGGTTACGACCAGTGTCATGCCTGTAGGCGTCCGATCACCGATGCTGATAAGGATTCCATCCATTATCAAAAGGGGGTTTCCTGTCCCAAGTGTGCGGATGAATACAGCGAAGGTCAGCGTCAGCGTTTTGCCGAACGTCAAAAGCAGATCGAATTGGCCAAACAACGTGGCGAACAACACATCGCGCAGGTAATCGAACACGATCAACGTAAACGCCGCGAATATTTCGGTTTGAGTGAAAGCCAACAACAGGTTGTGGATGCCACGGCTGAAAACTACCCGATACTGTACAGCTTCCGTCGTTGTCCCTATGCCATGCGGGCCAGACTGAGTGTGCTGTTGGCTGGTATTGCGGTGGAGTTACGCGAAGTGGCCTTGAGAAACAAACCGGCAGAAATGCTGGCCTTGTCGCCCAAGGCCACGGTCCCGGTACTGGAATTAAACGATGGTACGGTGCTTGAAGAAAGCCTCGAGATCATGCACTGGGCCTGGCAAGCGATCGATGACGACTCGGGTGTGCAATACGTGCCGCAACACTTGTTGTCAGAATTGCTCGACCCTCTAGAGCAGGGCGAGGGCAGTTTTAAAGTGTTATTGGATAAATACAAATACGCCGACCGGCACCCGGAGCAATCCGCCGAATCCTACCGCAGCCAAGCTGAAGAATATTTGTATCAACTCGCAGAGCAGTTGGGTGATAAGGCGTATTTGTTTGGTGCACAATGGTCGTTTGCCGACATCGCCATTGCCCCGTTTGTGCGTCAGTTTGCCCATGTGGATAAAGACTGGTTCGCACAAAGCGAGCACACAGCAGTACGTGACTGGCTGTATCGAATTCTGGAAAGCGATGAATTCCAGTTGTGTATGAAAAAAACCAAACCCTGGTATCCGGACTCCAAACGTCTTATTTTTACCCGGTCCGGGTTATTAAAGGCGGCCTGAAGTGAAAACAGAAATTGCATCCGTAAGTGTGGAGAACCTGACCGGTCTGA
Encoded proteins:
- a CDS encoding glutathione S-transferase, producing MRARLSVLLAGIAVELREVALRNKPAEMLALSPKATVPVLELNDGTVLEESLEIMHWAWQAIDDDSGVQYVPQHLLSELLDPLEQGEGSFKVLLDKYKYADRHPEQSAESYRSQAEEYLYQLAEQLGDKAYLFGAQWSFADIAIAPFVRQFAHVDKDWFAQSEHTAVRDWLYRILESDEFQLCMKKTKPWYPDSKRLIFTRSGLLKAA
- a CDS encoding glycerol-3-phosphate 1-O-acyltransferase, with translation RNAGAFFMRRTFAGNQLYSTVFREYMKNIQQDDTPTEYFIEGGRSRTGRMLPAKAGLLSMSTRAFLQDPEKPLVFVPVFVGYEKLWEGKSYLKELGGKAKKKESVGGLLRALKSLRGGKMGHVHASFGTPIDLRDHIQAHAPKWDGQSLASEAKPDWLVPTVNALGNRILTSINSAAVLDPMNLLSYVLLSTPRLNMGETELARQIDKLIRLQKLAPYSPELSVPDMYGKEIVEYVKEFDFLEQQEHALGNTLTPLGRHSVLMSYYRNNIQHVFAIPSLLASIFLDNKPLSQERVVVLVEMVYPYIKQELFLRYQADELPGVVDAQLKALHEIGYLDFDPETRLWSRCSAESAEAAELENLAQGMLQTLGRFYLLLVLMVRHGKHGIKQGDLENLVHLSAQRMSRLQDISSPEFFDKRLFQGFIRLLKENELITLDEKNMLRYGRSLIAQRKNAEAVLSERFRQVIFRVINA